The following are encoded in a window of Oncorhynchus mykiss isolate Arlee chromosome 11, USDA_OmykA_1.1, whole genome shotgun sequence genomic DNA:
- the LOC110536207 gene encoding calsenilin isoform X6, whose amino-acid sequence MSVRWESEGLQTVGIVCLVLMFLKLMHLLGLIDITETDDSSESDLELSTVRHQPEGLDQLQVQTKFTKKELQSLYRGFKNECPSGLVDEETFKTIYSQFFPQGDATTYAHFLFNAFDMDRNGSIRFEDFVIGLSVLLRGTVTEKLNWAFNLYDINKDGYITKEEMLAIMKSIYDMMGRYTYPSVRDEAPSEHVDKFFQKMDRNRDGVVTIDEFIETCQKDENIMNSMQLFENVL is encoded by the exons ATGAGTGTCAGGTGGGAGTCGGAGGGGCTACAGACTGTTGGGATCGTCTGCCTTGTATTAATGTTCCTCAAACTGATGCACCTACTGGGACTCATCGACATCACAGAGACcg ATG ACAGTAGTGAGAGTGATTTGGAGCTGTCTACGGTTCGTCACCAGCCAGAAGGCTTGGACCAGCTGCAGGTTCAGACCAAGTTCACCAAGAAGGAGCTCCAGTCTCTATACAGGGGCTTCAAGAAC gagTGTCCCAGTGGTTTGGTTGATGAAGAGACGTTCAAGACCATCTATTCTCAGTTCTTTCCCcaaggag ACGCCACCACCTATGCACATTTCCTGTTCAATGCGTTTGATATGGACAGAAACGGCTCTATTCGTTTTGAGGACTTTGTGATCGGCCTGTCTGTTCTTCTGAGAGGGACAGTCACAGAGAAACTCAACTGGGCCTTCAACCTGTATGACATCAACAAGGACGGATACATCACTAAAGAG gAGATGCTGGCTATTATGAAGTCCATCTATGATATGATGGGCAGGTACACCTACCCCAGTGTACGGGACGAGGCACCCTCTGAACATGTGGATAAGTTCTTCCAG AAAATGGACAGAAACCGAGATGGAGTGGTGACCATTGACGAGTTCATTGAGACCTGTCAGAAG GATGAGAACATAATGAACTCCATGCAGCTTTTTGAGAACGTGCTCTAG